In one window of Juglans regia cultivar Chandler chromosome 3, Walnut 2.0, whole genome shotgun sequence DNA:
- the LOC108988642 gene encoding uncharacterized protein LOC108988642 yields the protein MQKKKGKGGQIWIKKGEKRGEDGKPNTADKDSEPLVETEGEDLEGNEWQLVSCNDNRVDDAPSKEAVPTTVKQSLCMGHAKPSGESLQNLSMQNNAQKQKRPERESQQGRQEAEHQQGEQDDELKQGLERLVNLRGLSEGEQKQLCSHENEETHHTQQLQQVHERDLRTEGMAKSMLSVEGDLYETGLSHEGGRKVETVTHPLQEKVPHEVTAPLWSTMHDVSLAEQENSKIMGFFSTETHGLDGLVSETHGLDGLDAGATKETHGLERENHGLDGLVGGKMLFFNMEESQSDYEVERDNLHEDSQKDYSSESGKIWLLWNSEVSVQKLASSNQLLTVKVEENGHGFILTVVYAKCNHNERKSLWEDLEDTASFSLPWIICGDFNIIKDDSERRGRQPRQFTAMADFNLCIQNCGLVDMRFQGPSFGSHNLGPFSLGDSNRRKSFQTTTIIHELEQRIDRLESSLQNCFNTEDDNDLMVSKFELSTWMSREETRLSHLAKKNWLKDGDQNSKFFHAILNVKKHNRVSDMFLVDGTHINSPVKIHQAAVDYFKEFLGHHNSCDMSDLNHLISPVISNEENLMLCKDHSIDDIKDALFSIPIDSSSGPNGFGSGFFRTCWEFVKEDLLEATLEFFHSHHLPRYFTASYIVLIPKVDKPNGFDKFRPISLCSVFYKICTKIIVARLTNLLAKMIAQEQGAFIPGRSIFENISLTPEMVHSINKKSVGGNVVIKLDMSKAYDRVDWKFLLHVLDAFGFSAQFCDLIKACISTPWYSIMMNGTPKGFFKSERGLRQGDPLSPYLFIILQEVLSRLLKQAFDCGLINLFSQARSTPLVSHLMYADDIGSLLMVVKSL from the exons atgcagaaaaagaaagggaagggAGGACagatttggattaaaaaaggagagaaaagggGAGAGGACGGGAAACCGAACACTGCAGATAAGGATTCGGAGCCCTTGGTGGAAACTGAAGGTGAGGATCTAGAGGGTAACGAATGGCAGCTGGTGAGCTGCAATGACAACCGGGTTGATGATGCCCCCAGTAAGGAGGCGGTGCCAACGACTGTCAAACAATCCCTGTGCATGGGCCATGCAAAACCGAGTGGTGAGAGTCTGCAGAATTTGAGTATGCAGAACAATGCGCAGAAGCAGAAACGGCCGGAGAGGGAGTCCCAGCAGGGGCGGCAGGAGGCGGAGCACCAGCAAGGTGAACAAGATGACGAGCTGAAACAGGGACTGGAAAGGCTAGTGAACCTACGGGGTCTGTCAGAGGGGGAACAGAAGCAGCTGTGCAGTCACGAAAATGAAGAAACACATCACACGCAACAGCTCCAGCAGGTTCACGAACGGGATTTACGGACTGAAGGGATGGCAAAAAGCATGTTGTCAGTTGAAGGCGACTTATATGAGACGGGGCTATCTCATGAGGGAGGAAGGAAAGTAGAAACCGTGACCCATCCCCTGCAAGAAAAAGTTCCGCACGAAGTGACGGCACCTTTATGGTCTACCATGCATGATGTCTCATTGGCTGAACaagaaaactctaaaataatgGGATTTTTTTCTACGGAAACCCACGGGCTGGATGGGTTAGTGAGTGAAACCCACGGGTTGGATGGGTTAGATGCAGGAGCTACTAAGGAAACCCACGGGTTGGAACGCGAAAACCACGGGTTGGATGGATTAGTGGGCGGAAAAATGCTGTTTTTTAATATGGAAGAAAGTCAGTCGGATTATGAAGTTGAAAGAGATAATTTGCATGAAGATTCACAAAAAGACTATAGTTCTGAGTCAG GCAAAATTTGGTTATTATGGAACTCGGAGGTTTCAGTCCAAAAGTTGGCTAGTTCTAATCAACTTTTGACGGTCAAAGTGGAAGAAAATGGTCATGGTTTTATTCTTACTGTTGTGTATGCTAAGTGTAACCACAATGAAAGGAAATCCCTTTGGGAGGATTTGGAGGATACAGCTAGTTTCTCTCTTCCTTGGATTATTtgtggggattttaatattatcaaagATGATTCAGAACGCAGAGGCAGACAACCGCGTCAATTCACCGCAATGGCTGATTTTAACCTCTGTATTCAGAACTGTGGTTTGGTGGATATGAGATTTCAAGGCCCAA GTTTTGGCTCGCACAACCTCGGGCCATTCTCCCTTGGTGATTCAAATAGGAGAAAATCCTTTCAG ACTACTACTATTATTCATGAGTTGGAACAACGTATTGATAGATTGGAATCCAGTCTGCAAAATTGCTTTAATACTGAGGATGATAATGATTTAATGGTTTCCAAGTTTGAATTATCGACTTGGATGAGCCGAGAAGAGACGCGCTTGTCTCACTTGGCcaaaaaaaattggttgaagGATGGggatcaaaactcaaaattttttcatgctattTTGAATGTTAAAAAGCATAATAGGGTTAGTGATATGTTTTTGGTTGACGGTACTCATATAAATTCCCCTGTTAAAATTCATCAAGCTGCTGTTGATTATTTTAAGGAATTTTTGGGGCATCATAATAGTTGTGATATGTCTGACCTTAACCATCTTATTTCTCCTGTGATATCTAATGAGGAGAACCTTATGCTTTGTAAAGATCATTCTATTGATGATATTAAAGATGCCCTCTTCAGTATTCCTATTGATAGCAGTTCGGGTCCGAATGGTTTTGGCTCTGGTTTCTTTCGTACTTGTTGGGAATTTGTTAAGGAGGATCTCTTGGAAGCCACCCTTGAGTTCTTCCACTCGCACCACTTGCCCAGGTATTTCACTGCTTCCTATATAGTTTTGATTCCTAAGGTTGATAAGCCGaatggttttgataaatttagacctaTTAGCCTCTGCTCTGTCTTCTATAAGATTTGTACCAAGATCATTGTGGCTCGGTTGACTAATCTGCTAGCTAAGATGATAGCTCAAGAGCAGGGGGCTTTTATTCCTGGTCGTagcatttttgagaatattagcttAACTCCGGAAATGGTCcactctattaataaaaaatctgttgGCGGTAATGTGGTTATTAAGCTTGATATGTCTAAGGCCTATGATAGAGTTGATTGGAAGTTTCTTCTTCATGTTTTGGATGCTTTTGGTTTCTCAGCTcaattttgtgatttaattaaagCTTGCATATCTACGccttggtattctattatgatgaatggtactcCCAAAGGCTTCTTTAAGAGTGAGAGGggattgaggcaaggtgatccgTTATcaccttatttattcattatattgcAGGAGGTCCTCTCTCGCCTTCTTAAACAAGCTTTTGACTGTGGTcttattaatcttttttctcAAGCTAGAAGCACCCCTCTTGTTTCTCATCtcatgtatgctgatgatattggATCTTTGCTAATGGTAGTAAAAAGTCTATGA